Below is a window of Agathobacter rectalis ATCC 33656 DNA.
TGCAATAGCTGCCGCAAAAGAGGCAGGCGTACTGATTTCCTTTGACCCTAATCTGCGCAAACCGCTCTGGAAGAGCATGGACGATGCAAAAGAGAAGATAAGCTGGGGCCTGAGTCAGTGTGACATCTTAAAAATATCTGATGATGAGATTGAATTCATGACAGGCGAAAAGGACATAAAGACAGGTGTGAAGAAGCTCATAGATGAGTATCACATTCCGTTTATCTGTGCCACCATGGGCAAAAACGGAAGTATGGCATTTTTTGACGGACATATCGTGGAGGCAGCTCCGTTCCTGCGAGATGACACTGTCGAGACTACAGGTGCAGGAGATACCTTCTGTGCGTGCCTGCTTCACGATGTGCTGGAGCATGGTATCAATGACCGGAAGGATGACGGTGTGAAAAAGATGCTCACATTCGCAAATGCGGCAGCTTCTCTTATTACTACGAGAAAGGGCGCACTTCGCGTGATGCCTGAGAAGGGTGAGGTTGAGGCTGTGATTAAGTAGTTATAATTTAATACGATAAAAGAGATTATACTCTTCTTAATCTATGTTTAAAAACGTGATTAAGAAGAGTATATTTGTTTCTTGCAGTGCATAATTGTATTGGCTATAATATCATATATAAAACAATGATTTGAGACTATACAGGGAGTCAGATATGGTAAAAACGATTGGTATTGGGAAACAGGATTTTGCTTCTGTTATAGAAGATAATTGCTTTTTTGTGGACAAAACGAGCTTTATAAAGGAATGGTGGGATTCAAAGGATGATGTGACTCTCATCACGCGTCCGAGGCGTTTTGGAAAAACACTTAATATGAGCATGCTTAACTGCTTTTTTTCAAATCAGTATAAGGACAGGAGCGATTTGTTTGATTCATTGTCTATATGGGAGGATGAGGACTATCGAAAAATTCAGGGTACTTATCCTGTGATTTTTATGAGCTTTGCTTCGGTTAAGGCCGACAATCTGGGAGATGCAAAAATCCAGATAAAAGCACAGATAGAGGCTGTTTACAAAAGGCACAGATATCTGCTTGAGGGGGATACTCTGACAGCAGACGAAATAGCTGATTTTGAAGGAACAAATACCAGGATGGGTGATGCTGAGAGTGGATTAAAATTAAATATTTTGTGTGAGTATTTTCATCGTTACTGGGGAAAGAAGACGATAATTATCCTTGATGAGTATGATACTCCTATACAGGAGGCATATCTTCATGGATATTGGAATGAGTTTACTGCATATATAAGAAGCCTGTTTAATGCAACGTTCAAGACAAATCCGTATATGGAGCGTGCTATTATGACAGGAATCACGCGTGTATCAAAGGAATCAATTTTTTCAGACCTCAATAATCTGAATGTAATAACCACGACCTCAAGCAGTTATGCAACGAGCTTTGGATTTACAGAGAATGAAGTTTTTGATGCAATGGAAGAGTATGGTCTGTCCGGTGAAAAAGATACTGTAAAAAAATGGTATGACGGTTTTAAATTTGGAAATCACAGTGATATTTATAATCCATGGTCTATAACGAATTTTCTAAAGGAAAAACAGATAAGTCCATACTGGGCATCTACCAGCTCAAACGGTCTGGTAAATCGTTTGATCAGAACAGCATCTGCAGAAATAAAATCTATGATGGAAACACTTCTGGAAGGCGATTCTGTGGAGGTTAGCATTGACGAACAACTGGTGTTTGAACAGCTCGATAACGATGAAAATGCCATTTGGAGTCTTTTGCTTGCCAGCGGTTATTTAAAGGTTGATTCCTTAGAAAAAAGAGGTCTTACGCTTGAACCGTGGTATCATCTGAGCATTACAAATCTTGAAACCGTAAGTATGTTTTCAAATATGTTCAGAGGATGGTTTAATGCCTCTGTTTCGAATTATAATGGATTCATAAGGGCATTGCTTAGAGGCAATGTAAAGGAAATGAACATATACATGAATGAGGTCGCTTTATCTACCTTCAGCAGCTTTGACAGCGGAAAGCATCCTTCGGGAAAATCTGAACCGGAGAGATTTTATCATGGTTTTGTCTTAGGCCTGCTGGTCGAGCTTAGAGATAAATATGAAGTGCAGTCAAACCGTGAAAGTGGCTATGGCAGATATGATGTGATGATCATTCCACGTGATAAAAATTCGCAGGCTGTAATAATAGAATTTAAGGTTATTGATTCGCAAGAGGAGACATCACTGGATATGACTGCGGATAGTGCTTTGAAGCAGATTGAAGAGAAAAATTATGATGCAAAGCTTTTGGAACGAGGATATAAAAGAGAAGCAATTCAACATTATGGTTTCGCATTTGAAGGAAAGAAAGTATTGATAAAGAAGGCACAAATCTAAATGAAACAAAAATTATCAGTTGCACCAACACTCAAAAACTACGACAAGAAAAATCTCCCAAAGGACATTCTTGCGGGAATCATCATCATGGCGGTTTCGATTCCTATATCGATGGGCTATGCGCAGATATCCGGGCTACCGGCGGTATATGGCTTGTATGGCTCGGTATTCCCAATCATATTGTTTGCTCTGTTTTCCACATCACCGCAGTTTATATTCGGTGTGGATGCTGCTCCGGCGGCGCTTGTCGGAGCAGCAGTGCTTGGCATGGGAATAGAGGCAGGAAGCAAAGAGGCCATGACGGTTGTACCGGTGTTTACATTTTTTGTGGCACTGTGGCTTTTGGCATTTTACTTCATGAATGCCGGAAAGCTGGTGAACTACATATCTGCGCCGGTTATGGGCGGATTTATCACAGGCATATGTACTACAATCATACTGATGCAGGCACCAAAGCTCATGGGCTCTGCGGCAGGAACCGGAGAGCTTTTTGAACTGTCTGAGCATATATGGGAGGCCTTACACCACATAAATGCAGCCGCACTTGTCATGGGGATTGTAGCGCTTGCCATTTTGGTTGTGAGTAAGAGGCTTGTTCCAAAGTTTCCTATGGCGGTTGTGCTCATGGTAACAGGCGCGCTTTTTACATATTTTGGACCGGTAAAGGAGTGGGGAGTGCCGACTCTTTCAGCAGTTGAGCCCGGCATGCCGCGGTGGTATATACCGGATTTCGAGGCAGTTTTTTCAGTTCAAAAGGCCTCAGAGGTAATAGTTTTAAGTCTTTCGGTTGCTGTTGTCATCATGGCAGAGACACTTCTGGCAGAAAACAATTTCGCACAGAAAAACGGATACAGAATAGATGATAACACGGAGCTTTTGGCATTTTCCATAGGAAATATGGCTGCGGCTTTTACGGGCTGCTGTCCGATAAACGGTTCAGTGTCACGAACTGCGATGAGCGAGCAGTACGAGGGTAAGACACAGCTCACAGGGCTTGTTGCAGGCGTTTCCATGATAGCAGTGCTTCTTTTTTGCACAGGCTTTATAGGATATCTGCCGGTTCCGGTGCTCACGGCGATTGTCATATCAGCGCTCATGGGTGCCACGGAGTTTCATCTGGCAAAGAGACTGTGGAAGGTCAGCAGGACAGAATTTTTCATATTTGTTGGTGCTTTTTTCGGAGTACTTATTCTGGGTACGATAAACGGAGTTTTGATAGGAATCATTTTGTCTTTTGCCGAGATGATAATCAGAAGCGCAAAGCCGGCCACCTGCTTTCTCGGTGTGCAGCCGGGACACAGTCATTTCCGCGATATCAGGGAGAGCACAAACATCCACGAGATTGACGGTGTGATTATTTACAGATTTTCGAGCGGCCTGTTTTTTGCAAATGCAAAGGTACTTGTGCGTGATATTGAGGACCACCTAAAGCATGATACAAAAGCTGTCATAATCGATGCCGGAGCTATCGGAAGTATTGATATCACAGGAGCTGACAGCATAGAGTCACTTTACCGCTCACTGAAACAAAAAGGTGTAAAGCTATACATAACAGAGCACATTGCAGAGCTCAACGAGCAACTCAGGAAGCTGGGCTTAGGTTATTTAATTGAGCAGGGCTGTGTCAGAAGGACAATACATATTGCGCTAAAGGATATGGGAATAAACAGACCTTATCCGCTTGAGGGTGGCGTAGATAACGAGGAGCGCAGTGCCTCAAGAAAGCGTGCTGACAACAGAGTGCAGGAGTTTGTCTGGGCGTTTGGCGCCGAGAGTGAGGAGCAGATTGAAAAGCAGATAAAGCTTCAGATAGAACAGCTCAAAAAGACAAAGGATATAGAGGAAATCATGCATGGCCGCTGGGCGCATATGGATGAGTTTGACCAGGATGAGTGGCTGGAGCATCTGGAGGAGCATCTGAAAGAAATCGTCAACATATCAGGAAAGGATGTGCACACGCTTGCGGCAGATATCGAGATGCACCGTCGCGAGGTGCATGAGCGTATAGCAAGAGAGCATCCGGAGCTTGCAGAGCGGTTTGCACAGAGGAGACACCTGCTTGATAAGCATCTGAAGGAGAGAAGGCCTGAGGTCTACAGGATTATCGTGCAGCTAAGGGAGGACAACAAGCATAAATGAACATAAACCAGACACTCAAACAATACTTTGGCTACGACAGTCTTAGAACAGGGCAGGAGGAGCTCATAAACGGCATACTTGCAGGGCACGATGTGCTCGGTATCATGCCGACAGGCGCAGGAAAATCGCTGTGCTACCAGCTTCCGGCGCTTATGCTTAAAGGAATTACGCTTGTCATTTCGCCACTTATCTCGCTTATGTCAGATCAGGTCAAGGCTTTAAACCAGGCAGGAGTGCATGCCGCCTATATCAACAGCTCACTGACCGAAAACCAGATAAGGATGGCACTTTCGTATGCCTCACAGGGGCGATACAAGATAATCTATGTCGCTCCGGAGCGCCTCAACACGCCGCGTTTTCTGGATTTTGCCTGCAACGCGGACATATCGATGCTGACAGTTGATGAGGCACACTGTATATCGCAGTGGGGACAGGATTTCAGACCGAGCTATCTGGAAATTGCCGGATTTTTAACGAGACTTCCAAGACGACCGATAGTCAGTGCGTTTACAGCGACCGCCACGGAGCGCGTGAAAAATGATATAGTGGCTTCGCTTGGACTTAACAATCCGGTTACTATGGTGACTGGGTTTGACAGACCTAACCTGTTTTTCAGGGTTGTTACAAGAAAGGGAGGCAGCCAGAAGGACAACAGTATAATCAATTATGTGAAAAAGCATGAGGACGAAAGTGGAATAATATACTGCGCAACGAAAAAGAATGTGGATAAGCTGTATACTCTTTTAAATGAGCAGGGTATTTCGGCGGGCCGTTACCACGCAGGGCTTTCAAATGATGAACGTAAGCAGAATCAGGAGGATTTTACATACGACAGAATCCGTGTGATGGTTGCCACAAACGCATTTGGAATGGGAATCGACAAGTCAAATGTGAGATATGTGCTGCATTACAACATGCCACAGAGCCTCGAGTATTACTATCAGGAGGCCGGAAGGGCGGGGCGAGACGGTGAGGAAGCGGAATGTGTGCTGTTTTTCTCAAAGCAGGATATCATGATAAACAAGTTCCTTCTGCAAAATAAGGCTTCAGCAGGCGATGTGGCATCCGACATGCAAAAGACAGCCAATGACAGGAGGAAGCTGCAGCAGATGATAAATTACTGTGAAACGGACAAATGCCTGAGAGAGTTTATACTTTCATATTTCGGAGATACAACGCCATGCATCTGCAACAAATGCAGCAACTGTGTGGTTGTGGAGGATGAAGAGGAGGAGACATACGTTGAAACCGGCAAAAAGCGCAAAAAGGCAGCACAGCTTGCAGGGCTTAACGAGCTTGGTGCTGCGCTGTTTGAAAAGCTGCGCAGCGTGCGTACAGAGCTTGCTGCAGAAAAGTCGGTGCCTCCGTATATCATCTGCTCCGACAAGACCTTAAAGGATATGTGCGCGAAGCTGCCGCGGGATAAGGAACAGCTTGCCGATGTGTACGGAATGGGTGAGCAGAAGATACAAAATTATGGTGAAGCGTTTGTGACGGCGGTAAATTCATTTGTTGCAGATAACCCAAATCCATCAGGCAGTACGACCGGTGAAAGACCACAGACTGTTTTAAGTGATGAGGAGGCTGTTGAAATCGGCAGCACGAGAAAAAAGAAGCTTCCGTTTTACATCGAGCCACAGAGGCTTGATGAGGTAGAGCTCACCGACAAATGCAGGCTTACAGAGCTTACGAACAAAATAAATGAGCTGTGTCCTGCGGATAAGGAGCACAAAAAGCTTGCAGCCTCGTTTATAAACGAGCTTCTTATTGCAGAGGGATATCTGGAGGAAGTTACAGAAGACGGGAACAAGATAAAGCGTGTCACCGAAAAGGGACGAAGCGTAGGAATAGATGAGGA
It encodes the following:
- a CDS encoding carbohydrate kinase family protein, with product MDVVALGELLIDFTENGTSAQDNKLFEANPGGAPCNVLAMLQKLGHQTAFIGKVGQDAFGRLLVDAVKEQGIDTTGVRYDDNVHTTLAFVQTAADGDRDFSFYRNPGADMMLTADEVDLSLVRNAKIFHFGSLSMTDKICENATKHAIAAAKEAGVLISFDPNLRKPLWKSMDDAKEKISWGLSQCDILKISDDEIEFMTGEKDIKTGVKKLIDEYHIPFICATMGKNGSMAFFDGHIVEAAPFLRDDTVETTGAGDTFCACLLHDVLEHGINDRKDDGVKKMLTFANAAASLITTRKGALRVMPEKGEVEAVIK
- a CDS encoding AAA family ATPase; amino-acid sequence: MVKTIGIGKQDFASVIEDNCFFVDKTSFIKEWWDSKDDVTLITRPRRFGKTLNMSMLNCFFSNQYKDRSDLFDSLSIWEDEDYRKIQGTYPVIFMSFASVKADNLGDAKIQIKAQIEAVYKRHRYLLEGDTLTADEIADFEGTNTRMGDAESGLKLNILCEYFHRYWGKKTIIILDEYDTPIQEAYLHGYWNEFTAYIRSLFNATFKTNPYMERAIMTGITRVSKESIFSDLNNLNVITTTSSSYATSFGFTENEVFDAMEEYGLSGEKDTVKKWYDGFKFGNHSDIYNPWSITNFLKEKQISPYWASTSSNGLVNRLIRTASAEIKSMMETLLEGDSVEVSIDEQLVFEQLDNDENAIWSLLLASGYLKVDSLEKRGLTLEPWYHLSITNLETVSMFSNMFRGWFNASVSNYNGFIRALLRGNVKEMNIYMNEVALSTFSSFDSGKHPSGKSEPERFYHGFVLGLLVELRDKYEVQSNRESGYGRYDVMIIPRDKNSQAVIIEFKVIDSQEETSLDMTADSALKQIEEKNYDAKLLERGYKREAIQHYGFAFEGKKVLIKKAQI
- a CDS encoding SulP family inorganic anion transporter encodes the protein MKQKLSVAPTLKNYDKKNLPKDILAGIIIMAVSIPISMGYAQISGLPAVYGLYGSVFPIILFALFSTSPQFIFGVDAAPAALVGAAVLGMGIEAGSKEAMTVVPVFTFFVALWLLAFYFMNAGKLVNYISAPVMGGFITGICTTIILMQAPKLMGSAAGTGELFELSEHIWEALHHINAAALVMGIVALAILVVSKRLVPKFPMAVVLMVTGALFTYFGPVKEWGVPTLSAVEPGMPRWYIPDFEAVFSVQKASEVIVLSLSVAVVIMAETLLAENNFAQKNGYRIDDNTELLAFSIGNMAAAFTGCCPINGSVSRTAMSEQYEGKTQLTGLVAGVSMIAVLLFCTGFIGYLPVPVLTAIVISALMGATEFHLAKRLWKVSRTEFFIFVGAFFGVLILGTINGVLIGIILSFAEMIIRSAKPATCFLGVQPGHSHFRDIRESTNIHEIDGVIIYRFSSGLFFANAKVLVRDIEDHLKHDTKAVIIDAGAIGSIDITGADSIESLYRSLKQKGVKLYITEHIAELNEQLRKLGLGYLIEQGCVRRTIHIALKDMGINRPYPLEGGVDNEERSASRKRADNRVQEFVWAFGAESEEQIEKQIKLQIEQLKKTKDIEEIMHGRWAHMDEFDQDEWLEHLEEHLKEIVNISGKDVHTLAADIEMHRREVHERIAREHPELAERFAQRRHLLDKHLKERRPEVYRIIVQLREDNKHK
- a CDS encoding RecQ family ATP-dependent DNA helicase produces the protein MNINQTLKQYFGYDSLRTGQEELINGILAGHDVLGIMPTGAGKSLCYQLPALMLKGITLVISPLISLMSDQVKALNQAGVHAAYINSSLTENQIRMALSYASQGRYKIIYVAPERLNTPRFLDFACNADISMLTVDEAHCISQWGQDFRPSYLEIAGFLTRLPRRPIVSAFTATATERVKNDIVASLGLNNPVTMVTGFDRPNLFFRVVTRKGGSQKDNSIINYVKKHEDESGIIYCATKKNVDKLYTLLNEQGISAGRYHAGLSNDERKQNQEDFTYDRIRVMVATNAFGMGIDKSNVRYVLHYNMPQSLEYYYQEAGRAGRDGEEAECVLFFSKQDIMINKFLLQNKASAGDVASDMQKTANDRRKLQQMINYCETDKCLREFILSYFGDTTPCICNKCSNCVVVEDEEEETYVETGKKRKKAAQLAGLNELGAALFEKLRSVRTELAAEKSVPPYIICSDKTLKDMCAKLPRDKEQLADVYGMGEQKIQNYGEAFVTAVNSFVADNPNPSGSTTGERPQTVLSDEEAVEIGSTRKKKLPFYIEPQRLDEVELTDKCRLTELTNKINELCPADKEHKKLAASFINELLIAEGYLEEVTEDGNKIKRVTEKGRSVGIDEEERKAKFGGSYYAITHSKQSQQVIIEMLKKHYGSIKPQE